In Streptomyces canus, one DNA window encodes the following:
- a CDS encoding DUF1876 domain-containing protein: protein MTHTAVGWHVEMEFREDERHTEAVALVRLPDGSEVRARGHASRHRSDTNQPRVGEEVAGARALNEIAMQLLTKAHDEIDEASGRTSHTINV, encoded by the coding sequence ATGACGCACACCGCAGTCGGATGGCACGTCGAGATGGAGTTCCGGGAGGACGAACGGCACACGGAGGCGGTCGCGCTGGTGCGCCTGCCCGACGGGAGCGAGGTACGGGCACGCGGACACGCCAGCCGCCACCGCAGCGACACGAATCAGCCGCGGGTCGGCGAGGAGGTCGCGGGAGCGCGGGCGCTCAACGAAATCGCGATGCAGTTGCTGACCAAGGCGCACGACGAGATCGACGAGGCGTCCGGGCGGACGTCCCACACGATCAACGTGTAG